The Ahaetulla prasina isolate Xishuangbanna chromosome 3, ASM2864084v1, whole genome shotgun sequence genome window below encodes:
- the LOC131194212 gene encoding cytochrome P450 4A25-like, with translation MMEKTSGFHQLTLLCSALCLVYVLVKIIQLYYKRQKQLKAYKNFPGPPTHWLYGNIHQIPSQKEELKYMFEWSEQYSYAFPRWFGTFFSSVIVSHPEYAKTLFARGDPKPEFIYSSLIPWIGKGLLVLGGTKWRQHRRLLTPAFHYNILKPYVALVADSTKVMLDKWEKLIAKEPMKSLEMFDHVSLMTLDSIMKCAFSHTSNCQTDRDLDYYVQAVSDLTFLSFRRVTSSILRSDFLYSCTPSGQHFKQACKLAHQHTEKVIEERKKSLHNERELEKIQKKRHLDFLDILLCAKYEDGTGLSDEDLRAEVDTFMFAGHDTTSSGISWLLYIMAKHPEHQQKCREEVKEILGDREDIQWDDLGKMTYSTMCIKESLRVCSPVPTVSRKLSKPITFFDGRTLPEDIIVAVDIYSLHKNPSIWSDPLEFDPMRFSPENTSKRHSHAFIPFAAGSRNCIGQQFAMNELKIALALTLLRFELIPDPEKTPIPIPQVVLRSENGIHIILKKLN, from the exons ATGATGGAGAAAACATCAGGTTTCCACCAGCTCACACTTCTTTGTTCTGCACTCTGTCTTGTTTATGTCCTGGTTAAAATCATCCAACTATATTACAAGAGACAAAAGCAACTTAAGGCTTATAAGAATTTCCCAGGCCCACCTACTCACTGGCTGTATGGCAACATCCATCAG ATACCTAGCCAGAAAGAAGAACTAAAGTATATGTTCGAGTGGTCTGAACAATATTCTTATGCTTTTCCCAGATGGTTTgggacttttttttcttctgtaattGTCTCTCACCCAGAATACGCCAAAACTTTGTTTGCCAGAGGAG ATCCAAAGCCTGAATTTATCTATTCATCTTTGATTCCTTGGATCG GAAAAGGACTGCTTGTCTTAGGTGGCACAAAATGGCGTCAGCACAGACGGTTGTTAACACCAGCTTTTCACTATAATATTTTGAAGCCCTATGTGGCATTAGTTGCAGATTCCACCAAAGTTATGCTG GATAAATGGGAGAAACTGATTGCAAAGGAGCCCATGAAGTCTTTGGAGATGTTTGACCATGTTAGTTTAATGACTCTTGACAGCATCATGAAATGTGCATTCAGCCACACGAGCAACTGCCAAACCGACAG AGACCTGGATTATTATGTCCAAGCTGTGTCTGACTTAACTTTCCTGTCGTTTCGGAGAGTTACCTCTAGTATACTACGGAGTGATTTCCTATATTCATGTACCCCATCAGGACAGCATTTTAAGCAGGCGTGTAAATTGGCACACCAGCATACAG AAAAAGTgattgaagagagaaaaaaatcactaCATAATGAAAGAGAGCTTGAAAAGATCCAAAAGAAGCGACATTTGGATTTTTTGGACATTCTTCTTTGTGCCAAA TATGAAGATGGAACTGGACTATCTGATGAAGACCTCCGTGCTGAAGTGGACACTTTCATGTTTGCAGGCCATGACACAACGTCCTCTGGCATCTCTTGGCTATTATATATAATGGCTAAGCACCCAGAACATCAGCAGAAATGCAGAGAAGAAGTCAAGGAAATCTTGGGGGATCGGGAAGACATCCAGTG GGATGATCTTGGTAAGATGACCTATTCCACAATGTGCATAAAAGAGAGTCTCCGTGTATGCTCTCCAGTTCCAACGGTGTCCCGAAAGCTCAGCAAACCTATTACTTTCTTTGATGGACGCACTTTGCCTGAAG ATATTATAGTTGCAGTTGACATTTATTCTCTTCATAAAAACCCCAGCATTTGGTCAGATCCTTTG gagtttgatcctatgAGGTTTTCACCAGAGAACACCTCCAAAAGACATTCTCATGCATTTATTCCTTTTGCAGCTGGATCAAG GAATTGCATCGGACAGCAATTTGCCATGAATGAACTGAAAATAGCACTTGCCCTGACGCTGCTTCGCTTCGAACTAATACCCGACCCAGAAAAAACTCCGATTCCAATCCCCCAGGTTGTCCTCAGGTCTGAAAATGGAATACACATCATTTTAAAGAAACTCAACTGA